A part of Haloarchaeobius sp. HME9146 genomic DNA contains:
- a CDS encoding hemolysin family protein, which produces MGSSSSIAAVVLQSDVNVYGILIPKDVLALAGSFVIVILIGLSAFFSSSEIAMFSLAKHRVEALVEDGTPGADTVAELKNDPHRLLVTILVGNNLVNIAMSSIATGLFGLYLGQGEAVIAATFGITALVLLFGESAPKSYAVENTESWSLRIAKPLKVSEYVLMPLIVLFDYLTRIVNSVTGGRSAIETSYVTRDEIQDMIETGEREGVIEEEEHEMLQRIFRFNNTIAKEVMTPRLDMEAVPKDAPIEEAIEQCIRSGHARIPVYEGSLDNVIGVVHIRDLVRDLNYGESEPEDITLSDLIHPTLHVPESKNADELMAEMRENRMHMVIVIDEFGTTEGLVTMEDMIEEIVGEILEGEEEEPIEALDEDTYIVKGEVNIEVVNEAMEIELPEGEEFETIAGFIFNRAGRLVEEGEEIEYGDIRITVEAVENTRIMKARLTRVETEPVEDGESQEAEASEVTSSE; this is translated from the coding sequence ATGGGTTCATCGTCTAGTATTGCGGCTGTGGTCCTCCAGAGCGACGTCAACGTCTACGGGATACTCATCCCGAAAGACGTGCTAGCACTGGCTGGCTCGTTCGTCATCGTCATCCTCATCGGACTCTCGGCGTTCTTTTCGTCGTCCGAGATCGCGATGTTCTCGCTCGCGAAGCACCGCGTCGAGGCACTCGTCGAGGATGGGACACCTGGAGCCGACACGGTCGCCGAACTGAAGAACGACCCGCACCGGCTGCTCGTGACCATCCTCGTCGGGAACAACCTCGTGAACATCGCGATGTCGTCCATCGCGACCGGGTTGTTCGGCCTGTACCTCGGACAGGGCGAGGCCGTCATCGCTGCGACCTTCGGTATCACCGCCCTCGTCCTGCTGTTCGGGGAGTCCGCCCCGAAGAGCTACGCGGTCGAGAACACCGAGTCGTGGTCGCTTCGCATCGCGAAGCCCCTGAAGGTGTCCGAGTACGTCCTGATGCCGCTCATCGTGCTGTTCGACTACCTGACCCGTATCGTGAACAGCGTCACGGGCGGGCGGTCGGCCATCGAGACCTCGTACGTCACGCGCGACGAGATTCAGGACATGATCGAGACCGGCGAACGCGAGGGCGTCATCGAGGAAGAAGAACACGAGATGCTCCAGCGCATCTTCCGGTTCAACAACACCATCGCGAAGGAGGTGATGACCCCCCGTCTCGACATGGAGGCCGTCCCCAAGGACGCCCCCATCGAGGAGGCTATCGAGCAGTGTATCCGGTCGGGTCACGCCCGCATCCCGGTGTACGAGGGGAGCCTGGACAACGTCATCGGCGTCGTCCACATCCGTGACCTCGTCCGGGACCTGAACTACGGCGAGAGCGAACCCGAGGACATCACGCTCAGTGACCTCATCCACCCGACGCTGCACGTCCCCGAGTCGAAGAACGCCGACGAACTGATGGCCGAGATGCGCGAGAACCGCATGCACATGGTCATCGTCATCGACGAGTTCGGCACCACCGAGGGGCTGGTGACGATGGAGGACATGATCGAGGAGATCGTCGGCGAGATCCTCGAGGGTGAGGAGGAAGAGCCCATCGAGGCCCTCGACGAGGACACCTACATCGTCAAGGGCGAGGTGAACATCGAGGTCGTCAACGAGGCGATGGAGATCGAACTCCCCGAGGGTGAGGAGTTCGAGACCATCGCGGGCTTCATCTTCAACCGGGCCGGTCGGCTCGTCGAGGAAGGTGAAGAGATAGAGTACGGCGACATCCGCATCACCGTCGAGGCGGTCGAGAACACCCGCATCATGAAGGCACGCCTCACGCGTGTCGAAACCGAACCTGTCGAGGACGGCGAGTCACAGGAGGCCGAGGCGAGCGAAGTCACGTCGAGCGAATAG
- a CDS encoding glutathione S-transferase N-terminal domain-containing protein, which produces MSERDPGITLYRLQACPFCERVVRVLDEYGLDYESRFVEPMHSDRNVVKRISGKRTVPAIVDENTGVTMSESANIVEYLHGTYGDGGAN; this is translated from the coding sequence ATGTCAGAGCGCGACCCGGGCATCACCCTCTACCGGCTGCAGGCGTGCCCGTTCTGTGAACGAGTCGTCCGTGTGCTGGACGAGTACGGCCTCGACTACGAGTCCCGGTTCGTCGAACCGATGCACTCGGACCGCAACGTCGTCAAGCGAATCTCGGGTAAGCGCACGGTGCCCGCCATCGTCGACGAGAACACCGGCGTCACCATGTCCGAGAGCGCGAACATCGTGGAGTACCTTCACGGCACCTACGGCGACGGGGGTGCGAACTGA